The following are encoded in a window of Flavobacterium sp. WC2421 genomic DNA:
- a CDS encoding DUF3291 domain-containing protein has translation MAEYQIAEINIAKMKGVAINDPIMKEFVDNLDSVNELAESSAGFVWRLKDDTNNATSLNPYNDEQIIVNVSVWENLESLENFVYKTFHTEFLKRRKEWFQTFGKVYTAMWWIKKGEFPTLYNAKEKLDYLQENGASEIVFDFRKKFTKPF, from the coding sequence ATGGCAGAATACCAAATTGCAGAGATTAATATTGCAAAAATGAAGGGAGTTGCAATTAATGACCCAATAATGAAAGAGTTTGTCGATAATTTAGATTCCGTTAATGAACTGGCTGAAAGCAGTGCCGGATTTGTTTGGAGACTAAAAGATGATACAAATAATGCGACTTCATTGAACCCGTATAATGACGAACAAATTATTGTAAATGTTTCCGTTTGGGAAAACCTAGAATCATTGGAAAATTTCGTTTATAAAACTTTCCATACTGAGTTTTTGAAAAGAAGAAAAGAATGGTTTCAAACTTTTGGCAAAGTATATACTGCAATGTGGTGGATCAAAAAAGGGGAATTCCCAACGCTATATAATGCAAAAGAAAAATTAGATTATTTGCAGGAAAATGGAGCTTCGGAAATCGTTTTTGATTTTAGAAAAAAATTTACAAAACCTTTTTAA
- a CDS encoding nuclear transport factor 2 family protein, which produces MKNYSLPCFLIFLFGITTAVCSAQKYTTKEPAYQYIPDNLELYNTIVAMDSTFFQAYNTCDLDKQAAIYADNIEFYHDKGGLSTVKQELIDGTKKNICGKVTRELVKGSIEVYPIKDFGAIEMGLHKFHNNREKEGTPSHASKFIIFWKNDNNVWTITKVVSLH; this is translated from the coding sequence ATGAAAAACTATAGCCTACCCTGTTTTTTAATTTTCTTATTTGGAATTACAACAGCTGTATGTTCTGCTCAAAAGTACACTACTAAAGAACCAGCATACCAATACATTCCAGACAATCTAGAACTCTACAATACCATAGTTGCCATGGATAGTACATTTTTCCAAGCGTACAATACCTGTGATCTAGATAAGCAGGCAGCAATATACGCGGACAATATTGAGTTTTACCATGACAAAGGGGGATTAAGCACTGTTAAACAAGAACTAATTGATGGTACTAAAAAAAATATTTGCGGTAAAGTAACGCGGGAATTAGTAAAAGGAAGCATTGAGGTTTATCCCATCAAAGATTTTGGAGCAATAGAAATGGGACTGCATAAATTTCATAATAATAGGGAGAAAGAAGGAACGCCATCACATGCTAGTAAATTTATCATTTTTTGGAAAAATGATAATAATGTATGGACTATAACAAAAGTGGTTAGTTTACATTAA
- a CDS encoding sialate O-acetylesterase, which yields MKNNVIAFILFLTLSSPAFANVTLPNLFSDNMVLQRNTEVAIWGWANPQEEVVISPSWNNEVYKVKASNQAKWEIKIPTPKEGGPYTISIKGYNEIVLKNILIGEVWICSGQSNMEMSAAWGIENGDEAVKKAMNPNIRFFSIPKLTATAPQNNVSGNWTECTPETMKNFSATGYFFAKRLQEDLKNVPIGLISSNWGGTPAEIWTPEEVIQKDAVLLESAKTRKEETYGPNQPGRAFNAMIYPLAGFKIAGVIWYQGESNVGSSVYDKTFSALITSWRKLWNYEFPFYYVQIAPYQYGEDHFGGVEIRNAQRKVLQEVANTGMVLTTDISTIEDIHPKDKKSVGTRLANLALVKTYKTNTDLVNGPLYKDIKIEGNKVIVAFDYAEGLHFTNKKSNQFEIAGADNVFYTAEASIKNNTVILKSNKVPHPVKVRFAWTNIAQSNLFNKANLPASSFLSE from the coding sequence ATGAAAAATAATGTAATTGCTTTTATACTTTTTCTAACGCTTTCTTCTCCTGCTTTTGCAAATGTGACGCTACCCAATTTGTTTTCGGATAATATGGTGTTGCAACGCAATACCGAAGTTGCCATTTGGGGTTGGGCGAATCCACAGGAAGAAGTAGTTATCAGTCCAAGTTGGAATAATGAGGTGTATAAAGTTAAAGCTTCAAATCAAGCAAAATGGGAAATTAAAATACCTACTCCAAAAGAAGGTGGACCTTATACTATTTCCATAAAAGGATACAATGAGATTGTATTGAAGAATATTTTGATAGGCGAAGTTTGGATTTGTTCTGGACAATCCAATATGGAGATGTCAGCAGCTTGGGGAATTGAGAATGGTGATGAAGCAGTAAAAAAGGCAATGAATCCCAATATCCGATTTTTTTCGATACCTAAATTGACAGCTACTGCACCACAAAATAATGTGTCTGGTAATTGGACGGAATGTACGCCAGAGACCATGAAAAATTTTAGCGCTACAGGTTATTTCTTTGCCAAACGCTTACAAGAAGATTTAAAAAATGTGCCAATAGGTTTGATTTCGTCTAACTGGGGAGGTACGCCAGCGGAGATTTGGACACCGGAAGAAGTCATTCAAAAAGATGCCGTTTTACTTGAAAGTGCTAAAACTAGAAAAGAAGAAACCTATGGGCCAAACCAACCGGGACGCGCTTTTAATGCCATGATTTATCCTTTGGCTGGATTCAAAATTGCAGGTGTGATTTGGTATCAAGGAGAATCAAATGTAGGTTCATCGGTTTATGACAAAACCTTTTCGGCTTTGATTACTTCTTGGAGAAAGTTATGGAATTACGAGTTTCCTTTTTATTACGTGCAAATAGCTCCTTATCAATATGGAGAAGATCATTTTGGCGGAGTTGAAATTAGAAATGCGCAACGCAAAGTGTTGCAAGAAGTTGCTAATACAGGAATGGTATTAACAACAGATATTTCAACAATTGAAGACATACACCCAAAAGACAAGAAATCGGTAGGAACTCGATTGGCGAATTTAGCCTTAGTGAAAACCTATAAAACCAATACGGATTTGGTAAACGGACCACTATATAAAGACATTAAAATAGAAGGGAATAAAGTTATTGTTGCTTTTGATTATGCTGAAGGATTGCATTTTACAAATAAAAAATCAAATCAATTTGAGATTGCAGGTGCGGATAATGTGTTTTATACTGCAGAGGCTAGCATAAAAAACAATACGGTTATTCTAAAATCAAATAAAGTACCGCATCCTGTAAAAGTTCGTTTTGCATGGACAAATATTGCACAATCGAACTTATTTAATAAAGCCAATTTGCCTGCTTCGTCATTTTTGAGTGAATAA
- a CDS encoding acyl-CoA carboxylase subunit beta, translated as MQDKINTLKDKIAQAHLGGGTKRIAKQHSNKKLTARERVNYLMDEGSFEEIGMLVTHRTTDFGMEKEMYYGDGVITGYGTINGRLVYIFAQDFTVFGGSLSETHAEKICKVMDMAVKMGAPMIGLNDSGGARIQEGVRSLGGYADIFYRNVQASGVIPQISAIMGPCAGGAVYSPAMTDFTMMVEDTSYMFVTGPNVVKTVTNETVTSEELGGASSHSTKSGVAHITSTNDVECLEDLKRLLSYLPQSNKEKAHNLPYELKDEVRTKLATIIPENPNKPYDMHEVIGGIIDEDSFYEIHKNYAENILVGFARLGGKSIGIIANQPMVLAGCLDVNSSKKAARFTRFCDAFNIPLLVLVDVPGFLPGTDQEWNGIIVHGAKLLYALSEATVPRVTVITRKAYGGAYDVMNSKHIGADMNFAWPTAEIAVMGAKGASEIIFKKEIHDAKDHEAKLLEKEAEYADLFANPYTAAQRGFVDEVILPQDTRRKLIKAFSMLENKVSVTPDRKHGNIPL; from the coding sequence ATGCAAGACAAAATAAATACATTAAAAGATAAAATTGCTCAAGCTCATTTGGGCGGAGGCACAAAGAGGATAGCAAAACAACATTCGAATAAAAAATTAACGGCAAGAGAGCGTGTTAATTATTTAATGGACGAAGGTTCATTTGAAGAAATTGGAATGTTGGTAACACACCGAACTACCGATTTTGGAATGGAAAAGGAAATGTATTACGGGGATGGTGTCATCACCGGGTACGGAACAATAAATGGACGATTGGTTTATATTTTTGCACAAGATTTCACCGTTTTTGGAGGTTCGTTATCCGAAACACATGCCGAGAAAATTTGTAAAGTTATGGACATGGCAGTCAAAATGGGTGCGCCTATGATTGGACTGAATGATTCCGGTGGAGCTCGTATTCAAGAAGGGGTTCGTTCTCTAGGAGGTTATGCTGATATTTTTTATAGAAATGTGCAAGCTTCGGGTGTTATTCCACAAATTTCGGCTATCATGGGACCCTGTGCTGGTGGAGCGGTATATTCGCCAGCAATGACGGATTTTACGATGATGGTCGAAGACACCAGTTATATGTTTGTAACAGGTCCTAATGTGGTAAAAACGGTAACTAATGAAACGGTAACTTCGGAAGAATTAGGAGGTGCGAGTTCGCATTCAACTAAATCGGGTGTGGCGCACATCACTTCTACAAATGATGTCGAATGCCTAGAAGATTTGAAACGTTTGTTGAGTTATTTGCCACAAAGCAATAAAGAAAAAGCACATAATTTACCTTATGAATTAAAGGATGAGGTTCGTACTAAATTAGCAACTATTATTCCCGAAAATCCCAATAAACCGTACGATATGCACGAGGTGATTGGTGGAATAATCGACGAAGATTCATTTTATGAAATTCATAAAAATTATGCCGAAAATATCTTGGTGGGTTTCGCTCGACTAGGAGGTAAAAGCATTGGAATTATAGCCAATCAACCGATGGTTTTAGCAGGTTGTCTGGATGTGAATAGTTCAAAAAAAGCGGCTCGATTTACCCGTTTTTGCGATGCATTTAATATTCCATTATTGGTTTTGGTAGATGTACCAGGATTTTTACCAGGAACAGATCAAGAGTGGAATGGAATTATAGTTCATGGAGCCAAATTATTATATGCTTTAAGCGAAGCGACGGTGCCTAGAGTTACTGTGATTACTCGTAAAGCCTATGGTGGAGCTTATGATGTGATGAATTCCAAACACATTGGTGCCGACATGAATTTTGCTTGGCCTACTGCAGAAATTGCGGTTATGGGGGCAAAAGGAGCCTCGGAAATTATCTTCAAGAAAGAAATTCACGATGCCAAAGACCATGAAGCTAAATTGTTGGAAAAAGAAGCGGAGTATGCTGATTTGTTTGCCAATCCATATACAGCAGCACAACGTGGTTTTGTAGATGAGGTAATCCTACCGCAAGATACTAGACGAAAATTGATAAAAGCGTTTAGTATGCTCGAAAATAAAGTAAGCGTAACTCCCGATAGAAAACACGGGAATATTCCTTTGTAA
- a CDS encoding GDSL-type esterase/lipase family protein produces the protein MILKKCRFLILFLSVSVFSMAQDAKVKSSFYHYSGRVELQDNNKVILISAASSVSFDFVGKTCEIFLQNVTDQHSFIALELDGNYIGRIRIEKGIAQTFPVKVTTNKKTHHLAIYKATEASTGGVMFIGTTAKLIKSTTPNRNKIEYIGDSITSGFGNDTAEIPCGTGGWFDQHNGYWAYGAIVARSLNVDYVLSSVSGYGMYRNWNDDHKEEPNIPDVYENLNLDTNTSKPYDFAFQPDLVSICLGTNDLSDGDGKKERLPFSEDKYVSNYIAFIKTVYQHTPNTRIVLLNSPMVSGDRNVVLVRCLKKVIQAFENDAEHKTIALFEFQSMQPNGCGSHPDIADDKIMASQLTPFLKKILDEK, from the coding sequence ATGATTTTGAAAAAATGTAGGTTTTTAATTTTATTCTTATCAGTTTCTGTTTTTTCTATGGCGCAAGATGCCAAGGTGAAATCTAGTTTTTATCACTATTCAGGGAGAGTCGAATTACAAGACAATAATAAAGTAATCTTGATTAGTGCAGCTTCATCTGTTTCCTTTGATTTTGTTGGAAAGACGTGTGAAATATTTTTACAAAATGTAACAGACCAACATAGTTTTATTGCCTTAGAATTGGATGGGAATTATATAGGCCGAATTCGAATCGAAAAAGGGATAGCTCAGACATTTCCTGTAAAAGTTACTACCAATAAAAAAACACACCACCTTGCCATTTATAAAGCAACCGAAGCTTCAACAGGTGGGGTTATGTTCATAGGAACTACTGCAAAATTGATAAAAAGCACCACGCCAAACCGAAATAAAATTGAATATATAGGTGATTCTATTACCTCTGGATTTGGAAACGACACGGCCGAAATTCCTTGTGGGACGGGAGGTTGGTTTGATCAGCATAATGGATATTGGGCCTATGGAGCTATAGTTGCTCGTAGTTTAAATGTAGATTATGTATTGAGTTCTGTTTCTGGGTATGGGATGTATCGCAACTGGAATGACGATCATAAAGAGGAGCCTAATATTCCTGATGTATATGAAAATTTGAATTTGGATACCAATACTTCAAAGCCTTATGATTTTGCTTTCCAGCCTGATTTAGTGAGTATTTGTTTGGGAACAAATGACCTCTCAGATGGTGATGGTAAAAAAGAAAGGTTACCATTTAGTGAAGATAAATACGTTTCAAATTATATCGCTTTTATCAAAACGGTATATCAACATACACCTAATACTAGAATTGTATTGTTGAACAGCCCTATGGTTTCTGGAGATAGAAATGTAGTATTAGTACGTTGTTTGAAAAAAGTAATTCAAGCTTTTGAAAATGATGCAGAACATAAAACCATTGCTTTATTTGAATTTCAATCGATGCAACCAAACGGTTGTGGTTCACATCCTGATATTGCCGATGACAAAATCATGGCAAGCCAATTGACTCCATTTTTAAAAAAAATACTAGATGAAAAATAA